A window of Nostoc sp. UHCC 0870 genomic DNA:
AATGCACTGATGCACTGATATCTTACCATTAATAGCCTAAGAAAGCCCAAAAACAAAGGGTAAAGGAATGCCTTAGCAGTTTTTGGGTAATAGAGCTTTGTTGTCTCAAAAATCCTTGAAACCGAGGATGAGAAAGGATTTCAAGAAAATTGTAAATTTTTGTGGAGGGCTTCAAAATGCTCATAAGTCAGCCGACCCTGGCTGAAACCGCCCAAAATGTTCCGGTATTACCCGCAGGTATCGACACTGGGGCTGGTTTGGTGAAGATGGCGATCGCCGGGACAAGAGTTCGTATCCCGTCCAAAGTCGTAGAAATTTTTGAATTGCAGGACGACTTACAATCCCCAGACGGGGGGTACTTTTTTTATCAAGATGGCGATCGCGCAGACCTCATTGGCAAGCAGTTTTTAGTCGGTTCGTTAGCGGCATGGAAAGCCCCAACAAGCCACATAAAACTTAGTGACAACCCGGCACTAAAAATGGACTATGCCTTGCACACCTTGCTGGGTGGACTGGCTACCCTACCTTATCGCCAAGAATGGAATTTGCATTTGGTGTTGAGCATCCATAATGCCAAACTTTTTAAGGAATCGTTGCCCAGTAAAGTTAACGGTTGCCACGTTGTTGGTTTTGGCAGTAAAACTAGCCCGGCATCTCTGGTTAACCTGAATGTATCTCTAGTCGTGCCGGAGGGGGCTGGTAGCTACAGCTATTGCGTCGCTGCCAAACCCGAACCGCTAATCGACAGAACCGCCCAAGCGATCGCCATCGACTTCGGCACATCTACTATCATCCCCACTGTCTTCGCCCCCGGTGGTGCAATCATTCACCGTCAGGTTTTGGAGGTCGGCGGTTGCATCGACTTCTTGGATGCAATTGCTTCTGACTCCGAATTAGTCGAATTTTTGGGCAGTGGCAAGGTGGGCAACATCGAAACCATTCGCCAGGGCATAGAAAATGGCAGCTTCCAATATGGCACACGTCCTTTCAACTTTCGCAGCATTTACGCTCGTCACCTCACACCCTGGCTTAAAGACCGTCTGCGCCTAGCCTTTAAAGAAATTGCCGAGTGGAGAGATGTTGCTCAAAGCTTTGTCGCCTGGGGTGGTGGTGTAGAGATGCCCGGAGTTTCAAAAACGCTCCAATCTCAGGGTATTACTCCAGTGCCAGAAGGCTGCTGGGCGAATGCTTTGGGATTAGAAAGAATTGCAACTGGAAGACTAGCACGGGGTAAATAATTATGGCTGAAAATCGACGGGTTAGGCTAGAACCTCACATTGAAGAATATTTGCAGTCTCACGCGACCAGAGTCTTGGGTAAATCACCCGAAAAAATCTCAGGCGCGGAGTTAACGACAATCGCAAATTCGTTGCTCTATGAGCATAAATTAGCTTACGGATTTGTTGAAAAAATTCCGTTGATGAAAGTATTCAATTGCTTCGCAAATTTAGTCTCCAACAGCACAACAATTTCACCTTCAACCCCAGCATCGTTGCCTAAAAAGGAAGCAGAAAATTTTGATTTCGATGCAGACCTGGGGGATTTGTTTGAGGAAGCTGCGTGAATGTAAATGTACCAAATTTATATAAAGCGACTGCCTCCACTCGCCAAAGTTAAAGGCAATCACTTTATTCCCAAAAGGATGTATCTTCCGCCGCTAACGAAAGTACAAAAGGATGATATCAAATGACAAAACCAATCGGCTATTACACCAGTTACACCCCAGGTGAAGAAGGATTACTTGCAGATATGCAAGAGGAATGGGGCGCAACTTTTGAGTCTCTAAACAACTGCGAAAGATTGTGGATGATTGTCAAACTCGCAGAAGATTTATGTGCTGAAAACGAAAATGATATCCGGTCAAGCGTGGAAGATGCTATGGAGCGTATGGACGAATTACCATCAGGCGACAAGGTGGGTTTAATTGAGGCTCTGGTGAATCAAGTTAAGCATTTTAAATAATTTAACCCCCCTAGTAAAAATAGGGGGACATGACCAACTACAACACAGTTGAAATAATTATGGATTTTGGAATCAGAAATCCCGTAGTGGGACATAGTTCTCACATTGATGAAAAATCTCTCCTTTGGGGTGGGGTTGAGCCAGATATTTTGGCGTACTTATCTGATGTCAGTAATCTAGAACAATTTGCTGACATGGCACAAAATACAGCACAGTTGGCTGAATATCTCGACCCCTTTTTAAACAACGCTCAAACCTATTTTCAAGCCCTACAAAAGCTGGCAGATGGGCAAGTTACCTGGACTGAACTGAGAAAAGAGTTCGGTGATAAAGTCGCTAACGCCATAGCTAAAATCCGCAAAATGAACGCTGAATTTGATGCCCAAATGCAGCGAGTAGATGCTCAAGATAGAGCCGATTTATTGCGGATTGAACAAAAACGCACAAATGCTCTGACTGAAATTGCTGCCCAGTTGCAACAGGATTTAGAAGCAGAATTATGGCGGCATCAAAATAAGATAGCGAGTATTGATAACAAACAAGAAATTACGGCACAGCGTCAAGAAATTCAAAACACTTTGCGCTCGAAACGCCAGCAATTACTTGCCCGTGTTCGTTATGGTTCTACGGCTTTAAACCCAAATCAAGAACCCTCTGAACAAATTCCAGTGCAACTATTAGACAGACCACAAAATCCTGCAAGTTCAGTATCTGCTTCTGGTAATGTCAGGGGTTTTGGTAACTGGTGGACTAACTTTTGGGATGGTTTAGGTAACAGGTGATGTTGGACAGAAATTCAAACCGCAATCCCAGTCCATTTCAATTCGCGGGAGTAACACCACAACCAAAATCACAACCATCCAACACACCCCCAGCACCAGCACCACCAGAAAACAATCGAACGCGAACATTTAGGAGAGCCGGGAATATTTGTGAGATTACTGCCGGAGCATCACTCAACTCCGCCGTGATTTTTACTTTCCATCTACTGCAAGTTCATCCTGTGGGAATGTTTTTGGCGTTAGGTGTTTCACACTTTTATTTCACTGCCACAGCTACTGGGGAAGAAGGCAGAAAAATCACAAATATTATGAGTGGATGTAGTGCGTCGTTGGCATTACTTTGTTCTCTATCGGAATCAATGAGTGAGTGGTGGGAAGCTGAGACTTCTAAATCAACTGCCGCAGCAGAAATGAAATCAATTATCTCACAAGAAATTCCACAAATATCTACCTCAACATCTACTGATAATTCTGGTTGGTTAGAAGGGCTGGGGAGTGTGTTGGTGTTAGGGGTGGTGGTGTTAATTCTTTTCAATCTTAATGGCAAGAAACGGTCATGACTTCTCTGAGCGACCAGCATGAAAATTTAGCTAAAAACCAACAATCTCAATGCCAACAATGGTTTAATCAACTGCCGTTCGACACAAGAATTGCGGTGATAGGGATGTCGCTAATCCTGGCTTTATTTTCAACTGCCC
This region includes:
- a CDS encoding ParM/StbA family protein, producing MLISQPTLAETAQNVPVLPAGIDTGAGLVKMAIAGTRVRIPSKVVEIFELQDDLQSPDGGYFFYQDGDRADLIGKQFLVGSLAAWKAPTSHIKLSDNPALKMDYALHTLLGGLATLPYRQEWNLHLVLSIHNAKLFKESLPSKVNGCHVVGFGSKTSPASLVNLNVSLVVPEGAGSYSYCVAAKPEPLIDRTAQAIAIDFGTSTIIPTVFAPGGAIIHRQVLEVGGCIDFLDAIASDSELVEFLGSGKVGNIETIRQGIENGSFQYGTRPFNFRSIYARHLTPWLKDRLRLAFKEIAEWRDVAQSFVAWGGGVEMPGVSKTLQSQGITPVPEGCWANALGLERIATGRLARGK